A single genomic interval of Mucilaginibacter robiniae harbors:
- a CDS encoding YdcF family protein encodes MKKILLFVLFACTSFTAFSQAVKPMLLDKANVSANWMQIKNYYLLTLLQQDVEVSKMLINDPQLARLTKEKVDACTASLNCKEVSCFTANNKFSDTEIKLVSDRLQALYQPANPLGKLVQGKLTPSGRYNLYKDASPVELLVKAWEQDAAGINYVIDVYAGGQKPNYPQIDSISFNVKAKSYPIFLYNAAGVLAEDAKTEKLFFEPGMQAALLYLEINGRHDPANYEPMQNTVNKAAVEQIKITKWSTYPYSVILVPGAGADDLTTEITPDGMLRCRLAAQQYFKHAAPFIMVSGGKVHPYKTKYCEAEEMKKFLVETVHVPASAIIMEPHARHTTTNMRNGARLMFKYGIPLNKPGIVITDRSQTNGIINMAARCMRELKYVPYNLGKHISDTEIEFYPLTSALQINPYEPLDP; translated from the coding sequence ATGAAAAAAATACTATTGTTTGTATTGTTCGCTTGTACAAGTTTTACTGCTTTTTCACAAGCAGTAAAACCCATGCTGCTTGACAAAGCCAATGTATCTGCCAATTGGATGCAGATTAAAAATTACTATCTACTTACCTTGTTACAGCAAGACGTAGAAGTTAGTAAAATGTTAATTAATGATCCGCAACTTGCACGGCTTACCAAAGAAAAAGTAGATGCCTGTACGGCATCTTTAAACTGTAAAGAGGTTTCGTGTTTTACCGCTAATAACAAGTTTTCTGATACGGAAATCAAATTGGTGAGTGATAGGTTACAGGCATTGTATCAGCCAGCAAACCCATTGGGTAAATTGGTACAGGGAAAACTTACTCCATCAGGTAGGTATAACCTCTATAAAGATGCTTCACCTGTTGAACTTTTAGTAAAAGCCTGGGAGCAGGATGCAGCAGGTATCAATTACGTAATTGATGTTTATGCCGGAGGGCAAAAGCCCAACTATCCACAAATTGATTCTATCAGCTTTAACGTTAAAGCGAAAAGCTATCCTATATTTTTATACAATGCGGCTGGAGTTTTGGCAGAAGATGCTAAAACTGAAAAGTTGTTCTTTGAACCCGGAATGCAAGCAGCGCTGCTTTATTTGGAAATAAATGGTAGGCATGATCCTGCAAATTATGAACCTATGCAAAACACGGTAAATAAGGCTGCCGTCGAACAGATTAAAATTACAAAGTGGAGTACCTACCCATACAGTGTAATTCTGGTCCCCGGGGCTGGTGCCGACGATCTCACCACTGAAATTACTCCCGATGGTATGCTAAGGTGTCGTTTGGCAGCACAGCAGTACTTTAAACATGCTGCACCTTTTATTATGGTATCTGGCGGTAAGGTACATCCTTATAAAACCAAGTACTGCGAAGCTGAAGAGATGAAGAAGTTTTTGGTTGAAACGGTGCATGTGCCGGCAAGTGCCATTATTATGGAGCCACATGCACGGCATACAACTACCAACATGCGTAATGGTGCTAGATTGATGTTCAAGTATGGCATACCATTAAATAAACCCGGAATAGTGATTACCGACCGATCGCAAACTAATGGTATTATCAACATGGCTGCGCGTTGTATGAGGGAGTTAAAATATGTGCCTTACAATCTAGGCAAACATATCTCTGATACCGAAATTGAATTTTACCCTCTTACAAGTGCTTTGCAAATTAATCCTTATGAGCCACTCGATCCATAG
- a CDS encoding glycerophosphodiester phosphodiesterase family protein, with protein MKVFTLTIISSFFAFQLATAQSKVMVAAHRGDWRNAPENSLRAFQSAAAMGVDIVELDLKKTKDGEIVIMHDETISRTTDGKGKPADYTFEEIRQLRLKNGLGRVTAYNPIPTLKEVMLALKGTSVKVNLDKSWPYYNEAYTILQQTGTLKQAIFKSELPYDSLKARYPQLISNIIYMPVVNLDKPYAKKFITDYLKNMKPYGFEMNFTRDTSKILTDHQFITKTGAKIWINSLWASLNAGHDDDLAVDENNKKDSWDWIIAHDAAIVQTDRPQQLLDYLRKKKLHE; from the coding sequence ATGAAAGTATTTACTCTAACTATCATTAGTTCATTTTTTGCGTTTCAGCTTGCTACTGCTCAAAGCAAGGTAATGGTGGCTGCACACCGTGGAGACTGGCGTAATGCTCCGGAAAATTCACTAAGAGCATTTCAAAGTGCTGCTGCCATGGGGGTTGATATTGTGGAGTTGGATTTAAAAAAGACTAAAGATGGCGAAATCGTAATTATGCATGATGAAACCATTAGCCGTACTACTGATGGTAAAGGTAAACCTGCCGATTATACTTTTGAAGAGATTCGTCAATTGAGATTGAAAAACGGGTTAGGACGTGTAACTGCCTACAATCCGATACCAACGCTTAAAGAAGTAATGTTGGCACTTAAAGGTACTTCGGTTAAAGTAAACTTGGATAAAAGCTGGCCTTATTACAATGAGGCTTACACCATTTTACAACAAACCGGCACATTAAAGCAGGCCATATTCAAATCTGAACTACCTTATGATAGTTTGAAAGCTCGATATCCACAATTGATAAGCAACATTATTTATATGCCGGTGGTCAATTTAGATAAACCCTACGCTAAAAAGTTTATTACTGATTACCTGAAAAATATGAAGCCTTATGGTTTCGAAATGAACTTTACACGAGATACTTCAAAAATATTGACTGATCATCAGTTTATTACCAAGACAGGTGCTAAAATTTGGATTAACTCATTATGGGCATCATTGAATGCGGGACATGATGATGACTTAGCTGTGGATGAAAATAATAAAAAAGATAGCTGGGATTGGATCATTGCCCATGATGCCGCCATTGTTCAAACAGATAGGCCACAGCAGTTGCTTGATTATTTACGAAAAAAGAAGTTACATGAGTAA
- a CDS encoding TonB-dependent receptor, which translates to MQFTKNLLLAFLCACSFFTYAQNLSTLKGYLKNNADEPLAGVTVTLQNTTSGTISDDSGFFMLRNLKPGHYTLVLRAIGYKTQVKQVSLNQTNNATLKITLDDNTVDMQTVTVTGRSAVQESNRQAFNVTAVDAKKLYNTTLNLADALDRVSGVRVRESGGVGSDFNLSLNGLSGNHVRFFIDGIPMENFGSSFQINNIPINIAERVEVYKGVVPVWLGSDALGGAINIITGDRYRNYIDASYSYGSFNTHRSVINAAVTSKKGYTLQLNAFQNYSDNDYKVKVDVSDAYTGAYTPNAIVRRFHDQYHNETLIANIGVVDKRFADKLLFGITLGKNYKEIQTGARMVSVFGAWHRRGDIVMPTFKYKKVNLIKGLDLTLNANYNLGTEQNIDTVNGRYDWYGTLKPTGSNGERSRSLYKYKNHNGIATAMANYRLSDNQSIAVSDVFNTFNRKGSDVLNPTVTANELPKKTQKNVLGIGYTYDIKDKWSASIFGKQLYQHNVTGNAQGQASTNKFGYGVAATYFVIPNLQIKSSYELTNRLPEAQEIFGDVENQEGNPNLKPEQSKNVNLGLNYNFAINSDNRFLVNANAFYRHASNFIFYRLNNNQTKLVADNRDGVSTIGGDGEIRYSYRSWLSVGTTLTYQYLQNLQKYEPGYTSVSLLYKDQMPNIPFLFGNSDASVSLKNVGRSGNNLNISYNLLYVHAFWLYWPSYGGRNETEKKYGIPQQISHDVSLVYTMAGGKYNVGLECRNLFNAYLYDNFSLQKPGRAFYLNLRYFFNKTHK; encoded by the coding sequence ATGCAATTTACAAAAAATCTGCTATTGGCATTCTTGTGTGCCTGTAGTTTTTTTACCTACGCTCAAAACTTATCAACGCTCAAGGGCTATCTGAAAAACAATGCAGACGAGCCTCTTGCAGGAGTTACCGTTACTCTACAGAACACTACTTCCGGCACTATTTCTGATGATTCAGGCTTTTTCATGCTACGCAATTTAAAACCAGGTCATTATACATTAGTACTACGTGCTATAGGGTATAAAACACAAGTAAAACAGGTTAGCCTGAACCAAACTAACAATGCTACTTTAAAAATAACCCTAGACGACAATACTGTTGACATGCAAACAGTTACTGTTACCGGACGTAGTGCTGTTCAGGAAAGTAATCGTCAAGCCTTTAATGTAACAGCTGTAGATGCTAAAAAGTTATATAATACTACGCTAAACTTAGCAGATGCGCTTGATAGGGTATCGGGTGTACGTGTTCGGGAGTCAGGTGGTGTAGGTTCAGATTTTAACTTATCACTCAATGGTTTGTCAGGCAATCACGTGCGTTTTTTCATTGATGGAATACCCATGGAAAACTTTGGTAGTTCTTTCCAAATCAACAATATCCCTATCAATATTGCCGAACGCGTTGAAGTTTACAAGGGTGTTGTACCTGTATGGTTAGGCTCCGATGCATTGGGAGGCGCAATTAACATTATTACTGGCGACCGTTATCGCAACTACATCGATGCATCATACTCCTATGGTTCTTTTAATACGCACCGTAGCGTAATTAACGCAGCAGTTACCAGCAAAAAGGGCTATACCCTACAACTAAATGCATTTCAAAATTATTCGGATAACGACTATAAAGTTAAAGTTGATGTTTCTGATGCTTATACAGGAGCTTATACACCAAACGCTATTGTACGCCGGTTTCATGATCAGTATCACAATGAAACATTAATTGCCAATATTGGCGTGGTTGACAAGAGATTTGCCGATAAACTATTATTCGGTATTACTCTAGGTAAAAACTATAAAGAGATACAAACAGGCGCTCGCATGGTTTCTGTATTTGGAGCTTGGCATCGTCGGGGTGATATTGTAATGCCCACCTTCAAATACAAAAAAGTAAACCTCATTAAAGGTCTTGATTTAACCTTAAATGCCAACTACAACTTAGGTACCGAACAAAATATTGATACCGTAAATGGCCGGTATGATTGGTATGGAACTCTTAAACCTACTGGATCTAATGGTGAACGGTCCAGAAGTTTGTACAAATACAAAAACCATAATGGTATTGCCACAGCAATGGCGAACTACCGCCTGAGTGATAATCAAAGCATTGCAGTAAGCGATGTTTTTAACACCTTTAATCGCAAAGGCAGCGATGTACTAAATCCTACTGTTACCGCAAACGAGCTACCGAAGAAAACGCAAAAGAATGTATTAGGGATTGGCTATACCTATGATATAAAAGATAAGTGGAGTGCCTCAATTTTTGGTAAACAGTTGTACCAACACAATGTTACCGGCAATGCTCAAGGCCAGGCTTCAACCAATAAATTCGGGTATGGTGTTGCAGCAACCTATTTTGTAATCCCTAACCTGCAAATAAAATCTTCATACGAATTAACAAATCGATTACCAGAGGCTCAAGAGATTTTCGGTGATGTTGAAAATCAAGAAGGCAATCCAAACCTGAAGCCAGAGCAAAGCAAAAATGTGAACTTAGGTTTGAACTACAACTTTGCTATTAACTCAGATAACCGGTTTTTAGTAAATGCTAATGCATTCTATCGGCATGCAAGTAACTTCATCTTTTACAGGCTAAATAATAACCAAACCAAATTGGTAGCAGATAATCGTGATGGCGTAAGCACCATTGGTGGTGATGGCGAAATCAGATACTCCTATCGGAGCTGGCTTTCTGTTGGGACAACGCTCACTTACCAGTACCTGCAAAACTTGCAAAAATATGAACCTGGTTATACCAGCGTAAGTTTATTGTACAAAGATCAAATGCCAAACATTCCTTTCTTATTTGGCAACAGTGATGCTTCTGTATCGCTCAAAAACGTAGGAAGGTCGGGTAATAATTTAAATATCAGTTACAACCTACTATATGTACATGCTTTCTGGCTTTACTGGCCAAGCTATGGCGGCAGAAATGAAACTGAAAAAAAATATGGTATTCCACAGCAAATAAGCCATGATGTTAGCTTGGTTTACACCATGGCAGGCGGTAAATACAATGTTGGGCTTGAATGTCGTAATCTCTTTAATGCTTACCTATACGACAACTTCAGTTTGCAAAAGCCTGGACGCGCATTCTACCTTAACCTCAGATATTTCTTTAACAAAACCCACAAATAA
- a CDS encoding DUF4374 domain-containing protein, with product MNIKTTLATLLIAASLASCSKSTNDTVNPDNSGGSSSNSGKYIVTITPAASTGVADYLLTSSSLDTGSITTVRSGVEQDGTYRYYVTSNNKFFSMLYGQGNPGAVTAYNIKDGKLNKLTNFQTETVQAFAPVDDDLLLFKISRSPASPLSTWYKVNTNNLLITSEGTTNTLQLAGNGELAHFSWIKQVGNKVYAPYFCIKDNTFKTAYPDSAWIAVFNYADMKLEKVIKDNRTSFIGKYFTDGLAVTENNDVYGFSGSVATDGTKLSSAKPSAIVRIKAGTTEFDKSYLFNFEDASAGMNITNWLYLGNNTFIVAATTKAEKGAYTNGLNVGIINVVDKTFKKVSGLPANTEINSLTTNNYTPKDGKIGYIGVNLKDGTGYIYKVDASTQTATRGLKVSGGTITAVQYLK from the coding sequence ATGAATATTAAAACTACACTAGCAACGCTATTGATAGCAGCATCTTTAGCGTCTTGCTCAAAAAGCACAAACGATACTGTAAATCCTGACAACTCTGGTGGATCTTCTAGCAACTCGGGCAAATACATTGTAACAATTACTCCGGCAGCTTCCACCGGTGTAGCAGACTACTTACTTACTTCCAGCAGTTTGGATACCGGTTCTATAACTACCGTTCGTAGCGGGGTAGAACAGGATGGCACATACCGTTACTATGTAACCAGCAATAATAAGTTTTTCAGTATGCTATATGGCCAGGGAAACCCGGGTGCAGTAACAGCTTACAATATTAAAGATGGTAAGCTAAACAAACTCACCAACTTCCAAACAGAAACAGTTCAGGCCTTTGCTCCTGTTGATGATGATTTATTATTGTTTAAAATTTCAAGAAGCCCTGCAAGTCCGCTGTCTACCTGGTATAAAGTTAATACGAATAATCTGCTAATTACCTCTGAAGGTACAACGAATACCTTACAGCTTGCAGGCAATGGCGAGTTAGCTCACTTTAGCTGGATAAAACAAGTAGGTAACAAGGTATATGCGCCTTATTTCTGTATTAAAGACAATACTTTTAAAACCGCCTATCCTGATAGTGCTTGGATTGCTGTTTTCAATTATGCTGATATGAAGCTGGAGAAGGTGATTAAAGATAACCGCACCAGTTTTATTGGTAAGTATTTTACAGATGGTTTAGCGGTTACCGAAAATAATGATGTTTATGGCTTCTCTGGGTCAGTAGCCACTGATGGAACTAAGCTTAGCTCAGCCAAACCATCAGCTATTGTCCGTATCAAAGCCGGCACAACAGAGTTTGATAAATCCTATTTGTTCAACTTTGAAGACGCAAGCGCTGGCATGAATATCACCAATTGGCTGTACCTAGGTAATAATACATTTATTGTTGCTGCTACTACTAAAGCAGAAAAAGGTGCTTACACTAACGGGCTAAATGTTGGCATTATTAACGTGGTAGATAAAACCTTCAAAAAAGTTAGTGGATTACCGGCTAATACTGAAATTAACAGCTTAACCACTAATAACTATACACCTAAAGATGGCAAGATTGGCTACATCGGCGTCAATCTGAAAGATGGTACAGGCTACATTTATAAAGTTGATGCTTCTACACAAACAGCTACCCGCGGTTTAAAAGTATCAGGTGGAACCATTACCGCTGTTCAGTACCTGAAATAA
- a CDS encoding PepSY-associated TM helix domain-containing protein: MKPQTTVSKKSKDSLLRRINNWLHLWLGLASGIIVFIVCITGCIWVFNEEITGILEPESKITYQKKPVLTPSALVNIAKAEYPNFVPFYANYQQGRAINLTLRKAGKVVDRRGGGVLLKINPYTGQIISKQISKRGQTDFFRFILNGHRALWLPYNIGRPIVNYATLVFVVLLITGLVWWYPKKWNRATRDKSFKIKWGASFKRVNLDLHNVLGFYSMLFLLAIAFTGMVIGLSWFSNGLYWVTTGGEKMKEFRRSSSDSLQRNKALEPKIAMDILWNKVLADNPQSMGFYYNFPNPEDAQSAIDIMVYPTAGQFYNNKSYTFDQYTLQPMKRKDAYAISYDKAGFGQKLRKMNYDIHIGTVLGFPGKIMAFLASLIGASLPITGFLVWWGKRNKKPRKSALIEEANIKEKKLYLVKRTNRKIPVIET; the protein is encoded by the coding sequence ATGAAACCCCAAACTACTGTATCAAAAAAATCAAAAGATTCATTATTGAGGCGGATTAATAATTGGCTGCACTTATGGCTGGGACTTGCTTCTGGTATCATTGTGTTTATTGTATGTATTACCGGGTGCATTTGGGTATTTAATGAAGAAATTACCGGCATACTAGAACCCGAATCAAAAATTACTTACCAGAAAAAGCCGGTATTGACACCATCGGCTCTGGTAAATATTGCAAAAGCTGAATACCCAAACTTTGTTCCTTTTTACGCCAATTACCAACAAGGAAGAGCTATTAACCTTACCTTGCGCAAAGCCGGAAAAGTTGTAGACCGCCGAGGTGGAGGCGTTTTACTAAAAATAAACCCGTACACCGGACAAATCATTTCAAAACAGATTAGTAAAAGAGGACAAACAGACTTTTTCCGGTTTATTTTAAACGGGCACAGAGCATTATGGCTACCATACAACATTGGTCGCCCCATTGTAAATTATGCCACGCTGGTTTTTGTAGTTCTGCTTATTACAGGATTAGTATGGTGGTACCCAAAAAAATGGAATAGAGCCACACGCGACAAAAGTTTTAAAATTAAATGGGGTGCTTCTTTCAAGCGGGTAAACTTGGATTTGCATAACGTATTAGGATTCTATTCCATGCTCTTTCTATTAGCCATTGCGTTTACAGGCATGGTTATCGGCTTAAGTTGGTTCAGTAATGGTTTGTATTGGGTAACTACCGGTGGGGAAAAGATGAAAGAGTTTAGACGTTCATCATCAGATAGCTTACAGCGCAATAAAGCATTAGAACCTAAGATAGCTATGGATATACTTTGGAACAAAGTATTGGCAGATAATCCACAATCAATGGGTTTTTACTACAACTTTCCTAATCCTGAAGATGCACAATCAGCTATTGACATCATGGTTTATCCTACAGCCGGCCAGTTTTACAACAATAAAAGCTATACTTTTGATCAGTACACGTTACAGCCCATGAAACGCAAAGACGCTTATGCCATATCTTACGATAAAGCTGGATTTGGTCAAAAATTGCGCAAAATGAATTATGATATTCATATTGGTACAGTACTTGGTTTTCCAGGAAAAATCATGGCCTTTTTAGCATCGTTAATTGGGGCCAGTTTACCCATAACCGGCTTCTTGGTATGGTGGGGCAAGCGCAACAAAAAACCTCGAAAATCGGCTCTTATTGAAGAGGCTAATATTAAAGAAAAAAAGTTATACTTAGTTAAACGTACCAACAGAAAGATACCTGTTATTGAAACGTAG
- a CDS encoding lipocalin family protein: MHDIKSNKWPLIVGAGLGAVALTVGLSSSWVSIPKGATAVQPFNLQKYLGKWFEIARMPFRFEKSLRDVTAVYTLNSDDSIRVDNRGYDVKEQKWKESIGKAKIVNDPNEARLKVSFFGPFYAGYNVLAIDADYNYALVAGHNLSYLWILSRVTSIPENVKTQYLQLAESLGYQTDKLIWTKHSSTE, translated from the coding sequence ATGCATGATATTAAATCAAATAAATGGCCACTTATTGTAGGTGCTGGCTTAGGTGCTGTAGCCTTAACTGTAGGCTTATCTTCTTCTTGGGTAAGCATTCCCAAAGGAGCTACAGCAGTTCAACCATTTAATCTGCAAAAGTATTTGGGCAAGTGGTTTGAGATAGCTCGAATGCCGTTTAGGTTTGAGAAAAGTTTGCGAGATGTAACTGCCGTTTATACATTAAATTCAGATGATAGCATTCGTGTGGATAACAGGGGTTACGATGTTAAAGAACAAAAATGGAAGGAAAGCATCGGTAAAGCGAAGATTGTAAATGATCCGAATGAGGCAAGGCTCAAAGTTTCTTTCTTTGGACCTTTTTATGCAGGCTACAACGTGTTGGCTATAGATGCAGATTACAACTATGCATTAGTTGCTGGCCATAACCTGAGTTATTTATGGATCCTATCAAGGGTTACTTCTATACCAGAAAACGTCAAAACACAATACCTACAACTTGCAGAAAGTTTAGGCTATCAAACGGATAAGTTGATTTGGACAAAGCATAGTAGCACGGAGTAA
- a CDS encoding amidohydrolase family protein, whose protein sequence is MRVVTLEEHVSFPEMINLIPDGILGNRRPSNAALQMMPKLEDITGERLASMNESGISMQVLSVENTDVNLLDNSSAPDFASKYNDLLAEKIKDHPERFAAFAHLPMTAPAAAADELERTVKDYNFRGAMIKGLINGEFLDAPKFAPVFERAEKLGVPIYIHPGIPPQAVMDAYYSNVGSKTGPFEAIACWGWGWHSETAIHVLRLLAAGTFDRYPKLKIIIGHMGEMLPIMWVRSERAFKLGAGGENQRTLADTFRQQLHITTSGFFTQPPLQLALDTIGIDNIMLSVDYPFSSNQMGIEFLNNIQLPADQVAKIAHENADKLLGL, encoded by the coding sequence ATGAGAGTAGTAACCTTAGAAGAACATGTATCCTTTCCCGAGATGATTAATTTGATACCCGATGGTATTTTAGGAAACAGGAGACCATCCAACGCTGCCCTGCAGATGATGCCCAAACTGGAAGACATCACTGGTGAACGTTTAGCCTCCATGAATGAATCTGGTATATCGATGCAGGTGCTCTCAGTAGAAAATACGGATGTAAATTTATTAGATAATAGCTCTGCTCCAGATTTCGCCTCAAAATATAATGACCTGCTAGCTGAAAAAATTAAAGATCATCCTGAAAGATTTGCAGCTTTTGCACATTTGCCGATGACTGCACCAGCAGCAGCTGCTGACGAGTTGGAACGTACAGTGAAGGACTACAACTTTCGAGGAGCTATGATTAAAGGACTCATCAACGGTGAATTCTTGGACGCACCCAAATTTGCTCCTGTTTTTGAAAGAGCTGAAAAGCTGGGTGTTCCGATTTATATTCATCCTGGAATTCCACCTCAAGCGGTTATGGATGCTTACTACAGTAACGTTGGGAGCAAAACTGGTCCATTTGAAGCCATTGCCTGCTGGGGATGGGGATGGCATTCCGAAACAGCAATTCATGTACTTCGGCTTTTGGCGGCTGGTACATTTGATAGATACCCAAAGCTGAAAATCATCATTGGCCACATGGGCGAAATGTTACCTATAATGTGGGTACGCTCGGAACGCGCTTTTAAACTAGGAGCAGGTGGAGAGAACCAGCGTACTTTGGCTGATACTTTCCGGCAGCAACTTCATATTACTACTAGCGGTTTTTTCACGCAACCACCACTACAGTTAGCGCTAGATACTATTGGGATTGACAATATCATGCTATCGGTAGATTATCCTTTCAGCAGTAACCAGATGGGTATTGAATTTTTGAATAATATACAGCTACCCGCTGACCAAGTGGCAAAGATTGCTCATGAAAATGCAGATAAATTATTAGGACTTTGA
- the msrA gene encoding peptide-methionine (S)-S-oxide reductase MsrA → MIRLLLFISLFTHSALKPAKTDTATFATGCFWCTEAKFQQLRGVKKVVSGFSGGHVANPTYKQVCTGTTGHAETCNIVYDPAVISYDELLEAFFVAHDPTQLNRQGNDVGTQYRSAIFYHGAQQKQKAEYYITKLNAANAYKSKIVTQVVPFTVFYKAEDYHQNYFNQNGSQPYCKYVIQPELDKFKAVFKNKLK, encoded by the coding sequence ATGATAAGATTACTTCTATTTATATCGTTGTTTACACACTCAGCTCTTAAACCGGCTAAAACAGACACTGCTACTTTTGCTACAGGTTGTTTCTGGTGTACAGAAGCCAAATTTCAGCAGTTGCGTGGTGTGAAAAAGGTTGTATCTGGTTTTAGCGGTGGTCATGTTGCTAATCCTACGTATAAGCAGGTTTGTACTGGTACAACAGGCCATGCTGAAACTTGTAATATTGTGTATGACCCTGCTGTTATCAGCTATGATGAATTACTAGAAGCCTTTTTCGTAGCACATGACCCTACACAGCTTAACCGTCAAGGTAATGATGTAGGCACGCAATACCGCTCAGCTATTTTCTACCATGGCGCTCAGCAAAAACAAAAAGCTGAGTATTATATTACTAAACTAAATGCAGCTAATGCTTATAAGAGCAAAATTGTAACACAAGTTGTACCATTCACCGTGTTTTACAAGGCTGAAGATTATCATCAAAACTATTTCAACCAGAACGGCAGCCAGCCTTATTGTAAATACGTGATACAACCAGAACTAGATAAGTTTAAGGCAGTATTCAAAAACAAACTTAAGTAA
- the msrB gene encoding peptide-methionine (R)-S-oxide reductase MsrB translates to MKFNILIAFLLLLNTNLWAQNLKSSQGHEQNPYYSNTDIRPLKVSNAEWKKILPAKLYKVARESDTEQAFTGKYWNSSAKGTYYCAVCGNKLFRSNAKFASDCGWPSFFEPVRKNSVVYLTDNSYGMHRVEVRCARCESHLGHIFDDGPPPTHKRFCMNSVSLDFQPDQGL, encoded by the coding sequence ATGAAATTTAACATCCTCATAGCATTTCTTTTGCTGCTAAATACAAACTTATGGGCTCAAAACTTAAAAAGTAGTCAGGGCCATGAGCAAAATCCATATTATTCTAATACTGATATTCGTCCGTTAAAGGTGAGTAATGCCGAATGGAAAAAGATACTTCCGGCCAAGCTTTACAAAGTAGCCCGGGAAAGTGACACAGAGCAGGCTTTTACCGGCAAGTACTGGAATAGCAGCGCTAAGGGTACTTATTATTGTGCTGTTTGTGGTAATAAGCTATTTCGTTCGAATGCTAAATTTGCGAGCGATTGTGGTTGGCCAAGTTTCTTTGAGCCTGTGCGTAAGAATAGTGTGGTTTATTTAACAGATAACTCTTATGGTATGCACCGCGTGGAGGTACGTTGCGCTCGTTGCGAATCACATTTAGGGCACATTTTTGATGATGGCCCACCACCTACCCACAAGCGTTTTTGCATGAATTCTGTTTCACTAGATTTCCAGCCTGATCAAGGCCTTTAA
- a CDS encoding Fur family transcriptional regulator translates to METDFENLLRKNHLKVTQPRLSVLQIIAERDAAISQPVLEKMMGDEVDRVTLYRILKTFEEKGILHKVMDLNGTANYAICSSSCTEHEHHDEHFHFNCTNCHQVYCMNNFHLPPIQLPSGFKAGSLTLAITGICNHCNEKVQSS, encoded by the coding sequence ATGGAAACCGATTTTGAAAACTTGTTACGCAAGAACCATTTAAAGGTTACCCAACCCCGACTGAGCGTGCTTCAAATTATTGCTGAGCGGGATGCAGCCATTTCTCAACCTGTTTTAGAGAAAATGATGGGCGATGAAGTAGACAGGGTTACGTTGTACCGAATACTAAAAACCTTTGAAGAAAAAGGAATATTGCATAAAGTAATGGACCTAAACGGGACAGCTAACTACGCAATATGTTCTTCTTCCTGTACAGAACACGAGCACCATGATGAGCATTTTCATTTCAACTGCACTAATTGTCATCAGGTTTATTGTATGAACAATTTCCATTTGCCACCTATACAATTACCTAGCGGTTTTAAAGCTGGTTCTTTAACCTTAGCCATCACCGGGATTTGCAATCATTGCAACGAGAAAGTACAAAGTAGCTAA